TGCCCGGCCCAGACTATGGACCAaacggagatggagatgcgaaGACGGGCCTGGGCAGGTTGTGTATTATTGGATCGGTAAGTATCTGCGTGTTGTCTCCCTTTTCCGCTCGTTTGGTGTCTGACTACCTATGTCAGAGTTCTCAGCTTGACGTACGGGCGGCCCTTGATAGTCCATGCGGCCATATCACAGAGCCAGCTCGTCCTGCCACTAGCAGTAGATGATGAGTACCTAACACACCTTCCGGAGGCACCAGCATCTCAACCGGATGGGAAGCCGAGCCTGACGGAGTGTTTCTGTGAGACGGTCCAGCTGCAGGATATCCTCGGCGAGGTCCTAACCACGATGTACTACCCAGGCCCCGCTCCAAGTCTGAGCCCCTTAACCAACAATGGAGCAAAAAACATTGATTTCCGCAAACTTTTTGCCGTCGACAGTCTTCTTAAAGCGTGGCATAGAAACCTCCCACCACATCTTCAAGTCAGTCGGTACAAGAACAGCGGAGAGCCCCCGGCGCTCAGCCTATCGGAGAATGAGGTGGTGTTCCGTAGACAGGCGACAGTTCTGGAAGTTAGGTATGTCAATCCGTCCCTGTAATAGATGACAAGTCAATCCAGTACTCATAAATTCAAAAAGATACCTGCACGTTCGCTTAATGATGCTCCGGCCAGTTTTGTCAGGCCTTTGTGACCCAGCATTCCAATCAACTGAGATGGTCACGGATTCCATACAAGATGAGACGATGCTGAAGGCAGCCAACCTATGCGTGGCTGGAGCACAAGAGTTACTGCGGTTCATCGAGGAAAACATGTATTTCAAGACGGACCTGCTTGCTCCACCGTGGTACACGGTCTTCTGTAAGTCACCTCTCGCGCTCTGCGAGGCGACAATCAGGCTTATGTCGCTTTACAGATATTCATAGTTGTGCTATTGTTTTCCTCATCAGTCTGCTATGCTCTCCGAAACATATTCACTGTATGGACGAGGCATCGCTTCTCAAAGGACTGAGCCGCTGTTTCACAGCTCTCAAAAGGTACCAGAGCCGAAGCCGTGCGGCGGGACGCTGCCGCAAATTTCTCATTTCAGTGCAGCAAGAGGTCTTCTGCTACCGAACTCAGAACGGTTAGTCTCCCTCTCTCCGTAATTATCTAGGTCGTCAGGCTAAAGAACGGACGCAGGAATGATGAACGACTTGGGCGTTCTAAAAGTCCCCGAGGCTGCAGCCGTGTTAGGTGGTGAAATTGGACGTGTGCGGCCAGACCTGTCCACCTGGAATAAAGATTTGCCATCTCCGTTGGAAATTATGCAAGAAGATGCTCGCTTCAATCAGCATCTTTGGATGTACAATACTTCCGATATTACCTGGCTTGCACAAGGTTCATATGACGATGAGCATCTACAAAGCAGTTAAGAAAAGCCTCGATGAATGTTAAACTCAATACCAATACGATATGATTTTTATGGGTGCCTTAATGCATATTATGTATCTATTCAGCCTTACGCTCGGGTTCAGACAAGGAAATCCTCCCGCTTGCCGTGAGCTGGTGCGGCGAGGTAGCCGTACAGGATGATGGCCCACACCAGCCGGATAGTGATCCGGTATATGGAAACATCGTCTGGAAAACAGCATTAAAAAGCGCTCTATGCCCATGAAATGCGGAAGCTCATCGCGGATATAGAGTAAAATTCAGTGCAGGAAATTATCAGTAGAATAAATCATGTCACTACTGGAGAGGCGAACAGTTCCTCTGTGGATCGGCAACGAGCCTGTCCTGTCGGATATTACTTTCCCAGTAATCAACAGTGCCACCGGAGAGTCCGTGACGGCGCACGGCGCTACACCGGAGATTGTTCAGAACGCTGTTGACAGTAGTTACCATGCCTTTCATGCGTGGAAGCGGACTAGTCCGTGGCAGCGACGGGAGCTGCTCACCAAAGCGGCCAATCTGCTACGAGAACGTAGAGAAGAAGTGGCAGCTATCCTACGGGCAAGTTCAACCACAACAGCAAATGATCCATATTTCATGATCCATATTTCAATGCATGGTTCTAACTCTTTCTTTTGTGTGTGGTTATTGCAGGTCGAGACGCCAATTGACGATTTTATGATCCAGCAGATCAATATTCAGACCAGTATCGACCTCTTGGAAGAACTAGCGGGCCAGATCATGCATACCACGGGTGGTGTCATCCAACCCAGTAAGCAATCAGACGATATGCTGGCCATGGTCTTTCGAGAGCCTCTGGGCGTTCAGGTTGGCATTGCACCCTGGAACGCGTCATTACTTCTTGGTATGCGGGCGGTAGCAACACCCATCGCTTGCGGCAATACGGCGATTCTCAAGGCTTCGGAGAAGTCCCCAATGGCTCATCACTTTATCGGTAGGCTTTTTCACGACGCAGGCTTCCCAGCGGGTGTTCTCAACGTTATACAACATTCCCAGGAGGACGCTGTGCCGATTATCAACGCACTCATCTCTGATGACCGTGTACGCAAGATCAATTTCACAGGCAGCACGGCTGTGGGTAAGATTATCGCAGCCAACGCTGCTAAGCACTGCAAGCCAGTTTTGCTGGAACTAGGTGGAAAGGCCGCACAGCTTGTGCTCGCGGATGCTGACCTCGATAAGGCAGCACAGGCAGCTGCTATTGGAGCTTTCACACACGTTCGTCAATTTATACTCTTTTTTGGCGCCAGACAAGACTAACATAGGTACGCAGCACGGCCAGGTATGCATGTCGACGGAGCGGATTTTTGTGAGTCAAAGTGTCATTGACTCGTTCTCGGATAAACTCGTCGCAAGCTCCATAGAGGCGAGTAAGAACGTTTGTCCAGGAGCTTCGGTCGAACATACATCGAAGGTTATGGCACTTCTAGAGGATGCCTGGGCTAAGGGAGCGAAGATTCTAGGCGGTGGAGAGGGTGCGCGTCAAGACGGCTCTTTCTTAACTCCTCTAATCCTCGTCAATGTATCCCGGGAGATGAAGATCTGGCATACTGAAACCTTTGCCCCAATCGCCCTACTCATCCCCTTCAACACAGTCGACGAAGCCGTAGCACTAGCCAATGACACAACATACGGCTTAAAGGCAAGCGTCTACACGGCCAATATACCACTAGCTATTGATATTGGGCGGCGTCTTGAGAGCGGTTCAGTCCACATCAACTCTATGACAATCCATGACGAGGCGCATATTCCTCATGGAGGCGTCAAGGAAAGTGGTTGGGGGCGATTCGGGGTTCCTTGGGGTAAGAATATGCCAATAGCTACGCACCGTATCTATTTGTATGTACGCTAACTGAAGCCAGGATTTGCTGAGTTTACACAGCTGAAAACTATCACCATCGCAGATTCGCATCTGGTAGGCTAGGAGGCGAATGTGCAAGCCGTAGCTGGTTTTTGGTGTGACGGGTTAGAAGCCTTATATTTAATGAATCCGCAGTGCTTTCTCGGAGATAGAAGCACCAGATCTTTGCTGGCCAAGACTGCGGTATATTGAAAGTATGTGTTTTCAATGCTACTCCATAGGCTCGAAATGAGTGGAGCGACGGGAGTGTTTCCGGCTCACCCAATAAATACTAGCACAACAACCCACATCGTATATAATATATGTCTTTGCTTCCCAAATCAATCCATTTCTAATTGATCGATTGCCTATTGTTTTTCCTAGCTGTTGAAATAATTTCTTGCGAAATGGAAGCTCCGAGAAACATCCGCACGAAAGCCTACGTCGTACAGGGTAAAGGCAATCCATTTACTCTCTGTGACGTTGTCTTGGACGAGGTACAGCCAAATGAGGTGCTAGTGGAGATCTGGTATACAGGTATATGTCATACCGTATGTATTACTGCTCCTATCAATTGCCTTCTCGTCAAGTTGACCTCGTACAGGATGTCGTTGCCCAGCATGGGGGCATGCCACTAGGAGGCTACCCGGCTGTGCTCGGGCATGAGGGGGCGGGCGTTGTGAGGTGGACAGGTTCCGCAATGAGGGACAAATCTTTGAAGCCAGGAGACGCTGTGCTGCTCTCATTCCACTCCTGCCGCCAATGCAGATTCTGCCTTGAGGGCCGATGTGGCACGTGTCCACACATGACGGAGACCAACTTTATCCGCTCTGCCCGTCAAGGCACTGGAGCAGAGTCGCCGATATCACTCCTTGACGGCACAAAGGTTCACGGTCAGTTTTTTGGGCAGTCATCTATGAGCAAGCTAGCAGTTGTCACAGAGGCAAGCGTAATCAAGGTTGATGCGAGACCAGAGGACCTCCGCACACTACCTCCCCTCGGCTGTGGCTATCTGACAGGTGCTGGAACTGTATTCAACGTGATCAAACCACAGCCTCAAGACTCTGTAGCCGTCGTGGGCATAGGGGCTGTTGGCATTGCGGCAATGCTGGCTGCAAAGTCTCTCGGGGTACGACAGGTGATTGCGATTGATGTTGTCGAAGCCAAGTTGAAGTTGGCATCTTCTCTGGGGGCAACGCATATTATCAACtcggcagcagagccagatCTTCATGCCGCACTGCAAGCCCTTATCCCGGGTGGCCCAGACAAAATTATAGACACGACTGGTGTGGTAGGCGTGCTCGAGGCCTCGGTGAAAGCCCTTGCTCATGGCGGAACGCTAGCTCTGGTTGGAATCCCCTCTCCAACGGCAACATTGAGAATCAATGCTCTAGATTTACTGCTGTCATGTAAACGAGTAATTGGTGTCATTGAAGGAGCTGCCGATCCGCATATTGTATTGAGTCCCTTTCCGCGAGTGTTGTCTTCGTGGGGTTGCTAACATTCTGATCTACAGTTGATTCCCAAACTTTTGAAGCTTTACCGCGACGGAAAATTCCCCGTCGACTGCTTAGCGAAGGTCTATCCTGCGGAACTATTAAGCAAGGCAATCGCAGACCTTCAATCAGGACTAGTAAGTGCTACAAGTTACAAGAGTATCCAGACTAACAATGAATCTTAGATTATCAAGCCTATCCTGTCGTGGCAAGATTGTAACTAGAGATGCCGATCTGATTACCGTTGACTCAAGCTTTTCACTTTACTTTCCAGCAAATAAGTTCACGGGGACGAAGGATATACAGGTCGCTTAGCATGTATTGGAAAACTAAGAGAAATTCGATTTAT
This portion of the Trichoderma atroviride chromosome 6, complete sequence genome encodes:
- a CDS encoding uncharacterized protein (EggNog:ENOG41~TransMembrane:3 (o233-254i275-296o573-592i)); its protein translation is MPQPMTQPTSPPVEQTIQNLPNYYINLQADHGPTVDNGFPDSFNDLSHSLRSKPDSPTYQDTDPDLDSASDSDDTGVNAMGVVAPLSNIGGRRNRRPSEYFGPSSTASLVDRARSAMGQQCRKHWSARNNRSCSQCQHELVSDLSPSHTSSSCSHPLKTDSAVFGMTIPPRDEADDLVENYWRWTHSLYPLIHRPSFEERYRMIWYPQTEPRCLRTEAHASTPAGLYTSMGNRLFYCMLNSVFALGALFSPGMDHKDRDQLSRSLYERAKKLMDLDMLAAGSLALVQTLLLMGQYLQSTEMSSTCWNIVGLAVRVAQNIGLHHDPKNCNQGCCPAQTMDQTEMEMRRRAWAGCVLLDRVLSLTYGRPLIVHAAISQSQLVLPLAVDDEYLTHLPEAPASQPDGKPSLTECFCETVQLQDILGEVLTTMYYPGPAPSLSPLTNNGAKNIDFRKLFAVDSLLKAWHRNLPPHLQVSRYKNSGEPPALSLSENEVVFRRQATVLEVRYLHVRLMMLRPVLSGLCDPAFQSTEMVTDSIQDETMLKAANLCVAGAQELLRFIEENMYFKTDLLAPPWYTVFYIHSCAIVFLISLLCSPKHIHCMDEASLLKGLSRCFTALKRYQSRSRAAGRCRKFLISVQQEVFCYRTQNGMMNDLGVLKVPEAAAVLGGEIGRVRPDLSTWNKDLPSPLEIMQEDARFNQHLWMYNTSDITWLAQGSYDDEHLQSS
- a CDS encoding uncharacterized protein (EggNog:ENOG41); the protein is MEAPRNIRTKAYVVQGKGNPFTLCDVVLDEVQPNEVLVEIWYTGICHTDVVAQHGGMPLGGYPAVLGHEGAGVVRWTGSAMRDKSLKPGDAVLLSFHSCRQCRFCLEGRCGTCPHMTETNFIRSARQGTGAESPISLLDGTKVHGQFFGQSSMSKLAVVTEASVIKVDARPEDLRTLPPLGCGYLTGAGTVFNVIKPQPQDSVAVVGIGAVGIAAMLAAKSLGVRQVIAIDVVEAKLKLASSLGATHIINSAAEPDLHAALQALIPGGPDKIIDTTGVVGVLEASVKALAHGGTLALVGIPSPTATLRINALDLLLSCKRVIGVIEGAADPHILIPKLLKLYRDGKFPVDCLAKVYPAELLSKAIADLQSGLIIKPILSWQDCN
- a CDS encoding uncharacterized protein (EggNog:ENOG41), which gives rise to MSLLERRTVPLWIGNEPVLSDITFPVINSATGESVTAHGATPEIVQNAVDSSYHAFHAWKRTSPWQRRELLTKAANLLRERREEVETPIDDFMIQQINIQTSIDLLEELAGQIMHTTGGVIQPSKQSDDMLAMVFREPLGVQVGIAPWNASLLLGMRAVATPIACGNTAILKASEKSPMAHHFIGRLFHDAGFPAGVLNVIQHSQEDAVPIINALISDDRVRKINFTGSTAVGKIIAANAAKHCKPVLLELGGKAAQLVLADADLDKAAQAAAIGAFTHHGQVCMSTERIFVSQSVIDSFSDKLVASSIEASKNVCPGASVEHTSKVMALLEDAWAKGAKILGGGEGARQDGSFLTPLILVNVSREMKIWHTETFAPIALLIPFNTVDEAVALANDTTYGLKASVYTANIPLAIDIGRRLESGSVHINSMTIHDEAHIPHGGVKESGWGRFGVPWGFAEFTQLKTITIADSHLVG